The Arachis ipaensis cultivar K30076 chromosome B07, Araip1.1, whole genome shotgun sequence genome includes a window with the following:
- the LOC107606631 gene encoding probable LRR receptor-like serine/threonine-protein kinase At3g47570: MIMMALTIIIFLISIASQASINMLLTTTMAMPLSSETDKLALLTLKDKLTNGDSNVLPSWNESLHFCEWQGVTCGRRHKRVSALHLQNQDLGGTLAPSLGNLTFLKKLNLTDLNLYGQIPRQVGRLKRLQILSFQQNHLHGEVPREVGRLKSLYALELTRNNLQGEIPMELINCSSLKKIDLSYNNLTGKVPSWFGSMMQLTMLELGFNNLVGNIPPTLGNLSSLDTLYLAGNNLEGPIIHALGRLSNLEYLSLSTNNLSGQVPNAFYNLSNLQVLDISNNKLMGPISSNLHLAFPNLSVFVVASNQFTDNFPSSLCNLTRLIEFDLSFNNFRGLIPPTWGSSNNLIYFGINYNGLIGSGKAQDLDFLSSLTNCTQLSYLILQGNNLGGVLPNLIGNFSTNLTVLDIAHNQISGSLPQEIGNLVGLGLLAMNKNSLEGTIPDSIGNLKNLVRLSLDDNNLSGNIPVAIGNLTMLSEVYMDSNNLEGSIPFTLRYCTNMQTFAAGNNNLSGSIPTQTFEYQQGLVNLDLASNSITGPIPPEFGNLKHLSKLYLFSNKLSGVIPIELGACSALIELYLDVNFFHGNIPSFLGSLRSLEFLGLSNNSFSGTIPHELENLTQLNALDLSNNQLYGKVPLGGIFSNITAISLIGNKDLCGGITQLNFPPCPKLPSNKHKSSLRKKIIVISVIGGILISFIIFVSIYCFMRKPKKLPFLPSLEHKYLRVSYGELHQATNGFSSSNLVGTGSFGSVYRGTLVHFERPVAVKVLNLQTRGASKSFMAECKALGKIKHRNLINILTCCSSVDYKGDDFKAIVFEFMPNGSLETLLHHTIEDSESTSPSLNLMQRVNIALDVAFALDYLHNDLEEAVVHCDIKPSNVLLDDDMVAHLGDFGLARLVHGVASHSSSDKGSSSVIKGTIGYVPPEYGAGRSISAKGDIYNYGILLLEIVTGKRPTDGIFGEDLSLHKFCKMAILEGISEIVDSRLLIPIDEQEERRVTQQQNIKECLESFARIGVACSEEFPSQRMNIKDVIMELHAIKHKLLP, from the exons ATGATCATGATGGCTCTTACAATCATCATCTTTCTCATATCTATTGCTTCACAAGCTTCAATAAACATGTTGTTAACTACAACAATGGCCATGCCATTAAGTTCTGAGACTGATAAGCTTGCTTTGTTGACTTTGAAGGACAAGCTTACTAATGGTGACTCAAATGTTCTTCCATCATGGAATGAGTCTCTTCATTTCTGTGAATGGCAGGGCGTTACATGTGGTCGCCGCCACAAGAGAGTCTCAGCATTGCATTTGCAAAATCAAGACTTGGGTGGTACTCTTGCACCATCATTAGGAAATCTAACCTTCCTCAAGAAGCTCAATCTTACTGACCTCAACTTGTACGGTCAGATTCCAAGACAAGTTGGTCGTTTAAAGAGGCTGCAGATTCTTAGCTTCCAGCAGAATCATCTTCATGGTGAGGTTCCCCGGGAAGTTGGTCGATTGAAGTCGTTGTACGCTCTCGAACTAACGAGAAATAATCTTCAAGGTGAGATTCCTATGGAGCTAATCAACTGCTCAAGTCTTAAGAAAATTGACTTGTCCTACAACAATTTAACTGGGAAAGTTCCATCATGGTTTGGATCCATGATGCAACTTACTATGTTGGAGCTTGGATTCAATAATCTAGTTGGTAATATCCCACCAACCTTGGGGAATCTTTCATCACTTGATACATTGTATCTTGCAGGAAACAATTTGGAAGGTCCTATAATTCATGCTTTGGGAAGGTTGTCAAATTTGGAGTACCTCTCTTTGAGTACCAATAATTTGTCAGGCCAAGTTCCTAATGCATTCTACAACCTTTCAAATCTTCAAGTTCTTGATATAAGTAACAACAAATTAATGGGTCCTATTTCTTCAAATTTACATCTTGCTTTTCCCAATCTGTCTGTTTTTGTTGTTGCATCAAATCAATTCACTGACAACTTCCCATCTTCATTATGCAATCTGACAAGATTGATAGAATTTGATTTATCATTCAATAATTTTAGAGGGCTAATTCCTCCTACTTGGGGAAGCTCAAATAATCTTATCTACTTTGGCATTAATTACAATGGTCTAATAGGAAGTGGGAAAGCTCAAGATTTGGATTTCCTTTCCTCTTTAACCAATTGCACTCAGTTGTCATATTTGATTTTGCAAGGAAATAATCTTGGTGGTGTATTGCCAAATCTCATAGGCAACTTCTCTACCAATCTCACTGTGCTTGATATAGCCCATAATCAAATATCTGGAAGCTTGCCTCAAGAAATTGGAAACTTGGTCGGCTTAGGTTTACTTGCTATGAATAAAAATTCCCTTGAGGGAACAATTCCAGATTCAATTGGGAATCTTAAAAATCTAGTAAGATTATCCTTGGATGATAACAATCTCTCAGGTAATATTCCTGTTGCCATTGGCAATCTTACTATGCTGTCAGAAGTTTATATGGACTCAAATAATCTTGAGGGAAGCATTCCATTTACCTTAAGATATTGCACAAATATGCAGACTTTCGCTGCCGGGAACAACAATTTAAGTGGTAGCATACCAACTCAAACCTTTGAATACCAACAAGGTTTAGTAAATCTTGATTTAGCCAGCAACTCCATTACTGGTCCAATCCCTCCAGAGTTTGGTAACCTGAAGCATCTTTCTAAATTGTATCTATTTTCAAACAAGTTGTCTGGTGTCATTCCCATTGAACTTGGTGCTTGTTCTGCATTGATAGAGCTTTATCTAGATGTAAACTTCTTCCATGGAAATATACCTTCCTTCTTGGGTTCTCTAAGATCACTTGAATTCTTAGGACTTTCCAACAACAGCTTCTCAGGCACAATCCCACATGAACTTGAAAACTTGACACAATTGAATGCATTGGACCTTTCCAATAACCAGCTCTATGGCAAGGTTCCATTAGGAGGAATCTTTAGTAACATCACAGCAATATCACTCATTGGAAACAAGGATCTCTGTGGTGGGATAACTCAACTGAATTTCCCTCCATGTCCAAAGTTGCCCTCAAATAAACACAAGAGCTCTCTTAGAAAGAAAATTATTGTCATCAGTGTTATTGGAGGGATTTTGATCTCGTTCATTATTTTTGTTAGCATCTATTGTTTCATGAGGAAGCCCAAGAAGTTACCTTTTTTGCCATCATTGGAACATAAGTACTTGAGGGTTTCTTATGGAGAGCTACATCAAGCAACAAATGGATTTTCTTCATCCAATTTAGTTGGCACAGGAAGTTTTGGTTCTGTGTATAGAGGAACCCTTGTTCATTTTGAGAGACCTGTTGCTGTGAAAGTGTTGAACCTTCAAACACGCGGGGCATCAAAGAGTTTCATGGCCGAATGCAAAGCTCTAGGAAAAATCAAGCACAGAAACCTTATCAACATATTGACTTGTTGTTCAAGTGTTGATTACAAAGGGGATGATTTCAAGGCCATAGTGTTTGAGTTCATGCCTAATGGGAGTCTAGAAACCTTGTTACACCACACTATTGAAGATAGCGAGTCAACAAGTCCAAGTCTCAACCTGATGCAAAGAGTAAATATTGCTCTTGATGTAGCTTTTGCATTGGATTATCTTCACAATGATTTAGAGGAAGCTGTAGTTCATTGTGATATTAAGCCAAGCAATGTTTTACTTGATGATGACATGGTTGCCCACTTGGGAGACTTTGGATTAGCTAGGCTTGTTCATGGTGTCGCAAGCCACTCTAGCAGTGATAAAGGAAGTTCCTCAGTAATCAAGGGAACCATCGGATATGTTCCACCAG AGTATGGAGCAGGTAGGTCAATATCAGCAAAAGGAGACATCTATAACTATGGAATTCTTCTTCTGGAGATAGTAACCGGAAAGAGACCAACGGATGGCATATTTGGTGAAGATCTAAGCCTACACAAGTTCTGTAAAATGGCAATTCTAGAAGGAATTTCTGAGATTGTTGATTCAAGATTGCTCATTCCAATTGATGAACAAGAGGAAAGAAGGGTTACACAACAGCAAAATATCAAGGAGTGTTTGGAGTCGTTTGCTAGGATTGGAGTTGCATGTTCCGAAGAATTTCCCTCTCAACGGATGAACATTAAAGATGTCATAATGGAGCTTCATGCAATTAAACACAAACTGCTTCCATAG